DNA from Nitriliruptor alkaliphilus DSM 45188:
CGCGGCGCTCGGTGCGATGCACGTGATCGTCGGGCTGGCGGCGGTGCTCGTCCTGGAGGTCGGCCACCGCCGAACGACCTGACCCACGCGGCTGTCCGGGCAGCCCAGGCCCGCGGCACTCGACAGATACGGTACGATTCCGTACCGTATCGTAACGCGACGCTGCAGAGGAGCCCCCGTGTCCGAGACGACGGCCGCGACCGACCCCGGGCCGCTCACCGCGGCGAGGGCCTCTCGGGGCGTGCTCGCCCCCGGCCCACTCCTGCGGCTCGAAGGCCTCGCGCTCCTCGCGACCGCGGTCGTGGTGTACGGGCAGCTCGACGCCAGCTGGTGGCTGTTCGCCGGCCTGCTGCTCGTCCCCGACGTCGGGCTCGCGGGGTACCTCGCCGGCCCGCGGGTCGGTGCGGCCACCTACAACCTGACCCACACGGTGGTCCTGCCGCTCGCGCTGGGGGCGTGGGCGTTGGCTGCCGGGACGTCGACCGCGCTGGCGGTCGCCGTGATCTGGCTGGCCCATCTCGGGATGGACCGGGCCGTGGGCTACGGGCTCAAGTACCGCACCGCCGCCGCGGACACCCACCTCCAGCGGGTGGCCTGAGTGCCAGCCACGGACGCTGCCGACCGGCGCCGCCCGGGGCGACCTCGCGACCCCGCCGCGGACCGGGCGATCCTCCATGCGACCCTCGAGCTCATGGCGCAGGAGGGTGAGGCCGGACTGGCCGTGGAGCGGGTCGCCGCCCGTGCCGGCGTCAGCAAGGCGACGATCTACCGGCGTTGGTCGTCGATGGACGGGGTCCTGCTGGCCGCGGTCGACGGTCTCTCCGACGCGATCGACACCCCGGACACCGGCGACCTCCGGCGCGACCTGCTCGCCATCGCCGGCAGCTTGACGCGACTGTTCACGGCGCCGGACGTCGCACGGCTGGTGGCGACGCTGGCCGCGCAGATGGCCAGCCGGCCTGAGCTCGCGCGAGCGGTCCGCGACGGCTTGCTCGCCGGCCGGCGACGGGCCGCGGCAGATGCCCTCGCGCGCGAACAGCAGCGCGGTGGGTTGCGCGACGGCGTCGACCTCGAGGTGGCCGTCGACCTGCTGGCTGCCCCGTTCTACTACCGGCTGCTGATGACGGGCCACCCCATCGACGACGGCTTCGCCGAACGGATCGTCGACGCGGTCCTCGCCTACGCCACCCGCTGACACGTCAGGCGGCGTCGACGGGCTCGGGTTCGGGGATCGACAGGGCCCAGTCGGCCATGGTGTCGAGGACGTCGCGCAGGCGTTCGCCGTGGTCGGTGAGCTGGTACTCGACGCGTGGGGGGATCTCGGGATAGGCGGTGCGGGTGACGATGCCGTAGGCCTCGAACTGGCGCAGACGGCTGGTCAGGGTGTGGGGGCTGATGCCCGGCAGGGCCTTACGCAGTTCGGTGAAGCGGCGCGGGCCGGCGAGCAGTTCACGCACGATGAGGGTTGCCCACGGGCCGTTGAGCAGGGCGAGGAAGCGAGCGACGCCGCAGTCGGGCAGGCACGTCGTGGTCATGTCGGCTGCTCCTTTCAGTTGCAGTTAGTGCAGTTGATGTCATCGGTGCAGGCACTGTACTAATGCGCGACATCCTCACACAACTCACCCAGGAGAAGCCCATGTCCTTCGTCGTCCACGGCGCCACCGGTGCCCAAGGTGGCCCTGTCGTCGCTGCCCTCGCGGCCTCGGGCAGGCCGGTGGTGGCCCTGACCCGTGATGCGGATGCCGCCGTTGACGGCGCACGCGTGGTGGTCGCCGACGCCGCCTCCGTGGCGGAGCTGACCGCGGCCTACCGTGACGCAGAGGGGGTGTTCGTCCACCTGCCGGTGGGTGCGGAAGAGGACCGCCGGGGCTACGCGCGCAACATCGTCGCCGCGGTCGGTGCAGCACGGCCTGCGCGCGTGGTGGTCTCCACCAGCGGCTTCGCCATCGACGTCGGCGACGACGGAGAACCGGCTGGCCGGGCTGACAGCGCGGTCGGGGAGCTGGTCGGCGGGCTCGCCGACAGCGGCGTGTCTGCTGCGGTGATCGCACCGGAGCTGTTCCTCGAGAACCTGCTCCTGCCACCCATCGCCCAGGCCGTCCGGGAACAGGGCGTGCTGCGCTACCCCCTTCCCGTCGGCTTCGAGGTCTCGTGGGCCTCGCACCTCGACATCGCCGACGTCGCGGTCGCGCTGTTCGAGCGTTCGGACGTCACCGGCCTGGTCGCCGTCGGCCAGTACCCCGCGATCAGCGGACCGGCGTTGGCCGAGGCGTTCGCGACCCGGTTCGGGCGGTCCGTGGCCTACGAGGCGATGGCTCCCGAGGACTTCGGTGCATCCCTCGTGCCCATGATCGGCGAGGGCGCTGCTGCCGGCATCGCAGCGTCCTACACGGCCATGGCTGCCCTCCCGGACCGCTCGATCACACCGGAGCGCTCCGCCCAGAAGCTGCTCGACGTGACGCCGCGCACCCCGAGCGAATGGCTGGCCGACCTTGATCAGTGACGACGTAGCCACCCTGTTCCGGGGCTCTCGGCGGAAGAAGAGTCCACGAACGGGTGACACCAGGCCACGGCCAGAATCGTACGCTCGACGCTCGCTCCAGCTGACCCAGGAGAGGAGTGGCCATGGCGAGGTCCGCTCGGGTGCAGGGCCGAGTGTGAACCCGGGGTCGCCGACGGGAGAGCCGAGGAGCGCATCGTGTCGTTCGACCTGATGGAGCGAGCCGTCCAGGACTTCTCGATGGGCCTGATGCAGGCCTCCACAGCGGATGGCGTGAGGGACACCTACCTGCAGACGATCGCGGACGTGATCCCGTGTGAGGCGTTCGCGCTCTACAAGCTCGATCTGGCCACCGGCGAAGCGATCGACTGCACCGCGCAGGCGGCCGACGCGTTCCTCGACGAGTACGAGACCATCGGACGCCACGACGATCCCGTGCTGACCGCGGCGCTCACCACGCGCGGTCCGGTCGATCAGAACCTGGCCGCCTCCCCCGAGGAGTGGCGCAACAGCGGCGCCTACGACGTCCTGAGGCGCGCTGGCTACGCCCACTCCATGGAGGCACCGGTCCGCGTCGGCGGCGTCACGGCCGGGACCCTGAACTTCGCCCGCCGCCAGGAGGAGGCGCCCTTCGACGCGGAGGATCTGGAGCGCGCGGACTGGGTCAGCCACATGGTCGGTGCGGCGCTGTACCGCGCCGCCATGCTCGAAGCTGCCGAGCACCGTTCGGTGATGCTCACCGACGTTCTCGACCAACTCGACACCGCGCTGGTCATCTCCAGCCTCGACGGCGAACGTCTCTACCTCAACGATGCCGCCGAGCGAGCCATCGATGAGGCGTGCCGTCCGCTGGTCACCGCGGCGGCGCCAGCGATGCGTGCAACGCTGGAGGAGCTCCGGGGCCGGTCGTCGCTGCAGAGCGCGACCGGTTCCCACACGGTGCAGCTACGCGACCATCGCGCTGCCGAGATGCTCGCACGATCGCTACGGCTGGAGCACGATGGCTCGCTCGTTCTGACCTTCCTCGAGTATCGCCCGCCCGCCGAGGGGTCGTCCACAGAACCCCCGCACGGTGTGAGGTCCGAGGGCACGTCGCACGCATCGACGCTGTCCGGGCGCGAACGAGAGGTGGCGGGGCTGGTCGCCCGAGGGCTGACGACAGGGCAGATCTCGCGCGAGCTGTTCATCAGCCAGAACACGGTGAAGCAGCACCTCAAGCGGATGTTCCAGAAGCTCGAGGTCCACAACCGAGCGCAGCTGGTCGCCGCGCTGTGGGACCCCCAGGCGGTGGCAGCCGACGGGACCGACGCCACCGTCTGATCCGGCTCACCGCCCCCTTGGTTCGCCGCTCACCCGGCGACGAGCCGTCGAGCCTGCGCGGCGCTCCCGGGTAGGCCGAGCAACGGCCTGCATCGGGCGAGCGCGCTCGCTCGTCCGATGGTGATGATGCCGGCGAGGGTGCCGTCGCGATCGGGGGCGAGGGCTACGAGCCTGAGCGGATCGCCGCGGTGTTCGACGACCTCGATCCGCTGGGGGTCGGGGATGGTGCCGGCGGCGCGGATCTTGGCGTCGTACTGGTCGGACCAGAACGTGGGCACCTCGTGGAGCGGTTCGAGCTCGCCCGGCTCCGCGACCATGTTGCGCCCAGCCGTCCGGCCGTGCTCGACCGCGGTGGTCCAGTGCTCCACGCGACGCGTGTCACCGCCGATCCCCCGGACACGTGCGACGTCACCGGCCGCGAAGACGCCGGGGACCGACGACTGGAGCGTCGCGTCCACGAGGACACCGTCGTCGAGCGCGATGCGCGGATCGGCGATCCAGTCGGTCGCGGGCACGACACCGATCCCGACCACGACGGTGGACACGTCGATGCGCTCGCCGCCGACCAGCTCGAGACCACAGAGGCGGTCGCCGCGCACCACCGGGCCGGCTACGGCGGCGCCGGTGCGCACATCGACACCGTGGTCGCGGTGCAGCCGTTCGATCACCCCGCCGACCTCGGCGCCGACCGCACGGGCGAGCACGGTGTCGAGGGCCTCGAGCACGGTCACCTCGGCGCCCCCGCGACGGGCGCTGGCGGCAACCTCGAGTCCGATGAAGCCGCCGCCGACCACGGCGAGACGACCGTCTCCAGCGAGCGCGTCGCGGACGGCGATCGCGTCGTCGAGCGTACGCAGCGTGTGGACCCCCGCCAGCCCGTCGAGGCTGGGAAGACGGCGAGGGGTCGCGCCCGTGGCGATCAGGAGCCGATCGAAGGCGAGATGCTCGCCATCCACGAGTTCGACCGCGGCGCGCTCGGTGTGCAGCCGGGCCGCCCGGACGCCTGTGCGCAGGTCGATGCGCAGTTCCTCGGCCCACGCGCCGTCGCGCAGCGTCAGCTCATCCGGCTCCCGGCGGCCCTGCAACAGCTCCTTGGACAGCGGCGGCCGGTCGTAGGGCGCGTGCGCCTCGTCACCGAGCAGCACCACCTCGACGTCGGGGTCCCGTTCCCGGATGGCCTCCGCCGCCGCGACGCCGGCCAGCGAGGCTCCCACGATGACGCAGCGGTCGCCCACCGTCAGTCAGCGATGCTGATGGCGTTGGTCGGGCAGTCACGGACAGCCCGCTCGACCTCCACGCGGCGTGCGGGGTCGGACGCCGCCTCTCTGAGGACCGCCAGACCGCTGTCGTCGTCGACGTCGAAGACCTCGGGAGCCGCGACGACGCAGCACACGTACCCCTGGCACCTGTCGAGATCCAACTGGACCTTCATGATCGCCTCCGTTCCATCGCCACGATCTCGGCGGGACACTCCGGGTGTGGCTCCTCGCTCTCGACGCGGCGCTTGCGGATATCGAGCTCGGTCACAGCGGTCCTCCTGAGGCCTGGAGACGACGGTCGACGATCTCGTTGGCGTACAGCGACATGCCGTACGCGGGTGCATCGCGAGGGTCCATGCCCTCGCTGGCGGCCAGGAACCGCTTGATGGTCCGCAGGGTCCGCGGGTCGTGGCCCGTGAGCTCGTCGACGAGCGCCTCGACCGTGGCGTCGAGCTGACCGGCGGGCGCGACCCGGGACACCAGGTTGACCCGGCACCCCTCCTGCGCGTCGATCTCGCGCCCGGTGAGGATGAGGTCGAGGAGCGCCTTGGACGGCAGTGCGTACCGGTAGTAGCTGAGGACGATCGTGGGCGGGATGCCGTCGCGGACCTCGGGGAACGACAACCGGGCGTCCTCGTCCGCCACCACGAGGTCGCAGCGTCCGGCGAGCGACAGCGCCGCACCGCGGACCTTCCCCTGGAGCTTGGCGACCGTGACGGCCGGGTAGCGCTGTACCAGCTCGTTGAGCCCCTGGATGCGGGCGAACTCTCGGGCGAGACCGGACGGGGTGGGTGGACCGTCGTTCGCCGGTTGGCGGCCCAACGAGAAGTCCGGTCCGGAGCCAGCGAGGACCACGACATCGGCGGGGTCGCTGCCGAGCTGCAGGGCGCGGAGGTGCTCGCTGAGTTCGTCCACGGTCGCGCCGTCGAGCCGGTTCCCGGCGTCGGGCCGATCGATGGTGAGGGTGGCGACGACACCGCGTCGGTCGAGGTGGACGGTCATGCGGCCTCCTGTGCGGCGTGTCGGGCGAGCGCGGTCTCCAGCGCTCGTCGGGTGAGGACCCGGACCAGGTGGGAGCGGTAGACGGCATCGGCGTGCACGTCGCTCCGCGCGCTGAGGTCGTGGCGCGCGGCGTCCGCCGCGGCGTCCAACCGCTGATCGTCGGGTTGCTGCCCCTCGAGCACGGCCTCGGCCTCGGTGGCCCGGTACGCACGATCGCCGGCGCCGGTGACCGCGATGCGCACGCCGTGGAGCCGCTGATCGGGATGGTGGTCGATCACGACGGCGACGCCGCAGAGGGCGAGCCGGCTGGCGGGTTGCTCGAACTTGACGTACGCGGTGGTCGTCGTGGATGACAGGGCCGGGATGTGCACGGCGGTCAGCAGCTCGGCCTCACCGAGGGTCGTCTCGAACATGCCGACGAGCACGTCGTCGAGCGGCTCGCGACGGCTGCCGGTGTCACCCGCGATCTCGACGGAGGCACCGAGGGCAAGCAAGGGTGCAGGGATGTCGGCCGCGACGTCGGCATGGGCGATGCTGCCGCCGATGGTCCCCCGGGCCCGAACCTGCCGGTCACCGATGACCGCGACGGCGTCGTGGATCAGCGGGTAGGCCGCACCGAGCGACCGGTCGCGCAGGAGCGCCCGCCACGTGGTACCCGCACCGAGCCGCGCACCGTCCGCGCCGACGTCGATGCGCACGAGCTCGGGCAGGTCGCAGATGTCGACCAGCACCTCAGGGGCGGCCAACCGCAGCTTCAGCATCGGCAGCAGGCTGTGACCGCCCGCCAGGAGCTTCGCGTCCTCGCCCAGCTCTACGAGCCAGTGGCGAGCCTCGTCCACCGAGGAGGGACGGACGTACTCGAAGGCGACGGGGTACACCGGCTCAACCCTCCGAGCCGGCGAACTCGCCGCGCAGGA
Protein-coding regions in this window:
- a CDS encoding TetR/AcrR family transcriptional regulator produces the protein MPATDAADRRRPGRPRDPAADRAILHATLELMAQEGEAGLAVERVAARAGVSKATIYRRWSSMDGVLLAAVDGLSDAIDTPDTGDLRRDLLAIAGSLTRLFTAPDVARLVATLAAQMASRPELARAVRDGLLAGRRRAAADALAREQQRGGLRDGVDLEVAVDLLAAPFYYRLLMTGHPIDDGFAERIVDAVLAYATR
- a CDS encoding DUF4260 domain-containing protein, whose amino-acid sequence is MSETTAATDPGPLTAARASRGVLAPGPLLRLEGLALLATAVVVYGQLDASWWLFAGLLLVPDVGLAGYLAGPRVGAATYNLTHTVVLPLALGAWALAAGTSTALAVAVIWLAHLGMDRAVGYGLKYRTAAADTHLQRVA
- a CDS encoding FAD binding domain-containing protein; the encoded protein is MYPVAFEYVRPSSVDEARHWLVELGEDAKLLAGGHSLLPMLKLRLAAPEVLVDICDLPELVRIDVGADGARLGAGTTWRALLRDRSLGAAYPLIHDAVAVIGDRQVRARGTIGGSIAHADVAADIPAPLLALGASVEIAGDTGSRREPLDDVLVGMFETTLGEAELLTAVHIPALSSTTTTAYVKFEQPASRLALCGVAVVIDHHPDQRLHGVRIAVTGAGDRAYRATEAEAVLEGQQPDDQRLDAAADAARHDLSARSDVHADAVYRSHLVRVLTRRALETALARHAAQEAA
- a CDS encoding SDR family oxidoreductase, giving the protein MSFVVHGATGAQGGPVVAALAASGRPVVALTRDADAAVDGARVVVADAASVAELTAAYRDAEGVFVHLPVGAEEDRRGYARNIVAAVGAARPARVVVSTSGFAIDVGDDGEPAGRADSAVGELVGGLADSGVSAAVIAPELFLENLLLPPIAQAVREQGVLRYPLPVGFEVSWASHLDIADVAVALFERSDVTGLVAVGQYPAISGPALAEAFATRFGRSVAYEAMAPEDFGASLVPMIGEGAAAGIAASYTAMAALPDRSITPERSAQKLLDVTPRTPSEWLADLDQ
- a CDS encoding NAD(P)/FAD-dependent oxidoreductase, which codes for MGASLAGVAAAEAIRERDPDVEVVLLGDEAHAPYDRPPLSKELLQGRREPDELTLRDGAWAEELRIDLRTGVRAARLHTERAAVELVDGEHLAFDRLLIATGATPRRLPSLDGLAGVHTLRTLDDAIAVRDALAGDGRLAVVGGGFIGLEVAASARRGGAEVTVLEALDTVLARAVGAEVGGVIERLHRDHGVDVRTGAAVAGPVVRGDRLCGLELVGGERIDVSTVVVGIGVVPATDWIADPRIALDDGVLVDATLQSSVPGVFAAGDVARVRGIGGDTRRVEHWTTAVEHGRTAGRNMVAEPGELEPLHEVPTFWSDQYDAKIRAAGTIPDPQRIEVVEHRGDPLRLVALAPDRDGTLAGIITIGRASALARCRPLLGLPGSAAQARRLVAG
- a CDS encoding ferredoxin — encoded protein: MKVQLDLDRCQGYVCCVVAAPEVFDVDDDSGLAVLREAASDPARRVEVERAVRDCPTNAISIAD
- a CDS encoding LuxR C-terminal-related transcriptional regulator: MSFDLMERAVQDFSMGLMQASTADGVRDTYLQTIADVIPCEAFALYKLDLATGEAIDCTAQAADAFLDEYETIGRHDDPVLTAALTTRGPVDQNLAASPEEWRNSGAYDVLRRAGYAHSMEAPVRVGGVTAGTLNFARRQEEAPFDAEDLERADWVSHMVGAALYRAAMLEAAEHRSVMLTDVLDQLDTALVISSLDGERLYLNDAAERAIDEACRPLVTAAAPAMRATLEELRGRSSLQSATGSHTVQLRDHRAAEMLARSLRLEHDGSLVLTFLEYRPPAEGSSTEPPHGVRSEGTSHASTLSGREREVAGLVARGLTTGQISRELFISQNTVKQHLKRMFQKLEVHNRAQLVAALWDPQAVAADGTDATV
- a CDS encoding winged helix-turn-helix transcriptional regulator, with the translated sequence MTTTCLPDCGVARFLALLNGPWATLIVRELLAGPRRFTELRKALPGISPHTLTSRLRQFEAYGIVTRTAYPEIPPRVEYQLTDHGERLRDVLDTMADWALSIPEPEPVDAA
- a CDS encoding enoyl-CoA hydratase/isomerase family protein → MTVHLDRRGVVATLTIDRPDAGNRLDGATVDELSEHLRALQLGSDPADVVVLAGSGPDFSLGRQPANDGPPTPSGLAREFARIQGLNELVQRYPAVTVAKLQGKVRGAALSLAGRCDLVVADEDARLSFPEVRDGIPPTIVLSYYRYALPSKALLDLILTGREIDAQEGCRVNLVSRVAPAGQLDATVEALVDELTGHDPRTLRTIKRFLAASEGMDPRDAPAYGMSLYANEIVDRRLQASGGPL